One stretch of Arcobacter sp. LA11 DNA includes these proteins:
- a CDS encoding class I SAM-dependent methyltransferase: protein MEEFDFIEYKKMVKTYQENDDPLGWFDSIYKNAKGDYKAVFWADLEPSPYLIHWLKDNPKKKIKPKAVVIGCGVGDDAEALSNFGYEVIGFDISQSAIELCENRYPNSKVTYLVADLFNYPDEWIENFDLVYECNTIQVLPGEYRIKARKAISKLLAPSGNLLVSCRSRKTGEQEDNIPLPLDKEEIDKFVKIDKLKEIDFLSYDDNQNPPVPHFFAIYKKSDLKL from the coding sequence ATGGAAGAATTTGATTTCATTGAATATAAAAAAATGGTAAAAACATATCAAGAAAATGATGATCCATTAGGATGGTTTGATTCTATTTATAAAAATGCAAAAGGTGATTATAAGGCAGTATTTTGGGCAGATTTAGAACCAAGTCCATATTTAATACACTGGTTAAAAGATAATCCAAAGAAAAAAATTAAACCAAAAGCAGTTGTCATAGGATGTGGAGTTGGTGATGATGCAGAAGCTTTAAGTAACTTTGGTTATGAGGTTATTGGTTTTGATATATCTCAAAGTGCTATAGAATTATGTGAAAATAGATATCCAAATTCAAAAGTTACTTATTTAGTTGCTGATTTATTTAACTATCCAGATGAATGGATTGAAAATTTTGATTTAGTTTATGAATGTAACACAATACAAGTTCTTCCTGGAGAATATAGAATAAAAGCAAGAAAAGCAATCTCAAAATTGCTTGCACCTTCTGGAAATTTATTAGTATCATGTAGAAGTAGAAAAACAGGTGAACAAGAAGATAATATCCCACTTCCTTTAGATAAAGAAGAGATTGATAAATTTGTAAAAATTGATAAATTAAAAGAGATAGATTTTTTATCTTACGATGATAATCAAAACCCACCCGTTCCGCATTTTTTTGCAATTTATAAAAAATCAGACTTAAAACTATAG
- a CDS encoding SelT/SelW/SelH family (seleno)protein encodes MIIEIYYCGMUNYLPKASRLEEELKNNFPDAKIELIESSGGTFIVNVDKVVIFDKLAISKTEAIFPKENEISEKIRLL; translated from the coding sequence ATGATCATTGAAATATATTATTGTGGAATGTGAAATTATTTACCTAAAGCTTCTAGGTTAGAAGAGGAATTAAAGAATAATTTTCCAGATGCAAAAATTGAACTTATAGAAAGTTCAGGGGGAACATTTATTGTAAATGTTGATAAAGTGGTTATTTTTGATAAACTAGCAATATCAAAAACAGAAGCGATTTTTCCTAAAGAAAATGAGATAAGTGAAAAAATCAGACTACTATAG
- a CDS encoding cold-shock protein: MADLVNGTVKWFNSEKGFGFIQQDNGGKDVFVHYRQVNNTGYGRVTLEEGQKVTFEIGEGQKGPQAENVTPQ; the protein is encoded by the coding sequence ATGGCAGATTTAGTTAATGGAACAGTAAAATGGTTCAATAGTGAAAAAGGTTTTGGTTTTATCCAACAAGATAACGGTGGAAAAGACGTATTCGTACATTACAGACAAGTTAATAACACAGGTTATGGAAGAGTTACATTAGAAGAAGGTCAAAAAGTTACTTTCGAAATCGGTGAAGGTCAAAAAGGACCACAAGCTGAGAACGTTACTCCTCAATAG
- a CDS encoding PAS domain-containing protein encodes MLDPEEEYYKLLEVYSKNVIASKTDLKGKIVYVSEAFCDISGYTREELMGQPHSIVRHPDTPSSLFEELWKTIKATKTFKAEIKNKKKCGDYYWVDMTVSPIFDDFNNVVGYGAVRHDITDKKKIEELNIEHEKLIDSFSQHVIASKTDLLGNITYVTQAFCDISGYTKEELIGQPHSIVRHPDMSKEFYKKLWKAIKNGKTFYGEVKNKKKNGDDYWVDVAITQDFDKNGNHIGYSAIRSNISKQKILEDLLACQKNEAENEIVSEK; translated from the coding sequence ATGTTAGATCCTGAAGAAGAGTATTATAAACTTTTAGAAGTATATAGCAAAAATGTAATTGCTTCTAAAACTGACTTAAAAGGTAAGATAGTATATGTATCTGAGGCCTTTTGTGATATAAGTGGTTATACAAGAGAAGAACTTATGGGACAACCTCATAGTATAGTAAGACATCCGGATACACCATCAAGTTTATTTGAAGAATTATGGAAAACTATAAAAGCAACTAAAACTTTTAAAGCTGAAATAAAAAATAAAAAAAAGTGTGGTGATTATTATTGGGTAGATATGACTGTTTCTCCTATTTTTGATGATTTTAATAATGTAGTTGGATATGGTGCTGTTCGACATGATATTACAGATAAAAAGAAAATTGAGGAATTAAATATTGAACATGAAAAACTAATTGACTCTTTTAGTCAACATGTAATTGCATCTAAAACTGATCTATTAGGCAATATTACATATGTCACCCAAGCTTTTTGTGATATAAGTGGTTATACAAAAGAAGAGCTTATAGGACAACCTCATAGTATTGTAAGACATCCTGATATGTCAAAAGAGTTTTATAAAAAACTTTGGAAAGCTATAAAGAATGGAAAAACTTTTTATGGTGAAGTAAAAAATAAAAAGAAAAATGGTGATGATTATTGGGTTGATGTAGCTATTACTCAAGATTTTGATAAAAATGGTAATCATATAGGATATAGTGCTATAAGAAGTAATATCTCAAAACAAAAAATCTTAGAAGATTTATTAGCCTGTCAAAAGAATGAAGCTGAAAATGAAATTGTTTCAGAAAAATAG